In the genome of Acanthopagrus latus isolate v.2019 chromosome 4, fAcaLat1.1, whole genome shotgun sequence, the window CGAGAAGGAGGCAAATACTCCGAGTCACACCAGGACATCTAGAAGTGGTTAAATCAACAGTTCAGCCACTGTTACAGACGgtaataaactttatttctaCAGCTCCTTTTTGAGTTACGAGGTGCCTCTCAGCGTGTCGTATCACAGTACAAGAAAGACAAATTaagcaaataaaatgtgttacatttgatttcatcttaattattttcattgcttgtttttattttattattccaACTATTCAATCccttgtgaagcactttgaattgaatttgatCTGACAGGtgctataatatatataaagtTTGATTACTGAGACTCGGATTAGACTCAACTTGAGAATTGAAACTCACaacttcatttaaataaataagctCTTAagttgtttgattacatttatatcagtgaatatatatttaattttgtggTCATACTTTaaggttaaataaaataaaaaattcagtATAATATAAGAGTCTGAGTGATAATATTCTGAGAACATTCTCagtattaaaacacattttctaggATTTTTTCCTAAAAATCCAAAAGATCATATATCACTTATTTAGTTTAAACCGtctcttttcctttaaaacattcTGATTGTGATTCagtaacatttaaaagtttgtCAGGTCCAgtataatgtttttgtttatgtctgtcgGAATTTTCTGGTTCCAGTTACTAATAATGCTGATCACATGGCAGTGAAGTGAAGAATTGATCGGTCACAGGTGATCAGTGTCGTTTACCATCAactgattaacatttttcatgGCCGATACGGATTATTAGAAAccaaggagactgaaaactgatgtgtGGGGCCAAATCTCCACTACATTTAGTTACTCTGCAGAGTCGGATATTAATTGTCGCATGTCACCAATCACACATTGTTGTAAACGGGACATTGTGTGATAGGATGAGCAATTTTAAAAACAGGGGCGGAGTCACAAAGACCTTCACCTGATGAGTGAATCAACACGTTCTTTACGGATCTGCAGTTATTCACACAAACTGAACATATTCATAAATAATATGAAGCATGATGGTCGAAACTTTCTGCATGTATAGTTTTATTATTATGCATCGATCTGATACAACTGCAGTCACAGTGCAAGCAAAGTCCGTATTacatctgaaacaaaaagacagagacaagacaGTAACATCCAATTCTCTTAAATCAGCTTCAATAACATGAAGTCACTGTGGTCGGTGGCAGAGGCGGCGCCTGTGTTTTGAGAGGCTGACAGGTGGATGTTTTCCTCGTGCTCACCTGGGTGGGCCATGCTCCTCTCCAGCTGTTTGAAGGTCTCTCCCGTCAGCGTGCAAATCTCGTCCTTTAGCCGCCGCTGGCCGTCCAGAGTCAGGTGCCAAAAACACGACTTCCTCTTTCCGTCTCTGCACAGCTGGTTGCAGGTTTTGCGGAAGCTGTTGTTGAAGCACAGGTTGTGCCGGATGGTGTTCTTCCAGCCGTCTGGAGCCGTCTGAAAGAACGGGAAGTTCTCTCTGAGGGAACATGAAGATACTAGTATTATTTTCCTTCCAGTAACTTCAAATTTGGCCAACAGGGTGGCATCAGATTAGTCAGATGATCATATAATATCACACGTGAGACCTTTAAAACTCTACATAATATACCCTGAAACAcattgtcccgaggtctcctgaaaaatatccagtggtgtcacgcttacaaatgatgaaatgcagtcttgaactgcagtGAGTGCTTTGGCAGCCACCTctcctgtaactccaccaccatcaccaccaagCCTCCACTTCCTGATATAAAAGTCAggtaaacatgtaatgtgaaagaGAGGCGACACGTTACGTAGGAATGCCATTATGGTACATAGCCTCAGAgatgcaggaagtcagtcacagtCGGGGGGTCAGCCtacatgatgatgtcataatTAAAAGGTGCGAGACATTAATTTGAATGGCCAGGATAACTCAACCTCAGTAAACAGCAAGGAGACGAAAAGAGAAAAATCCGCCAGGCTCCCTTATAAAAACGCTCAATTTTGTATGTGGATGAGTCaaaagaaactttataaactttgtgattCCTTGTTTCTGAAAAATTCTTAATTACTTGGGCCTTCTTGTGAATTCGGCATATATTACAGCCTTATTCCATGTGTAGCCTGTGTGACTCCTACAAATGTGAATACATCAGCggtttgcaaaaatgtcaacCGTCAACTTTTTATCCTGAAGCACATAAACCTGAGGGGTTCAAGCAAATCATCAAATTCTGACCTGGTGAAATGGTAAATCTGCTGGACTTTGAGGCTCCCAGAATGGCTGCTCTTGAGCGCCAAAGCGATGAGGATGCAGTAATTCACCGGCGGACGAGGCCAGCAGCCCGGCTTCAGGATCTTACTGTCCTGGAAGGGAGACGAGAACAAAACGCAAGAACAGAAATCTCCTtttccaaataataataaaaaaaaaggtgctagaactttgtgttcatgttgaacCACATCACTCATAGTAATATTTATGGCCTGTAAAGAGGTCATCGTGGAGGCTCCCCACAGCCCACTGAAGGCGCCTGGTCCAGGCTGCAGCCCAGCGCTCTCACCCTGGCCTTGGTGGTCCTTCCCTTGCGTCTGTTCTTGGCTGGTCGACAGGAGACGTCGTCATTCTGGATCTAATCATCAAAAGATGGAGAGATTACATCAGTAACATGGATTAACAAAGCTGTGGacaacatttgcctccaaaatgcagGAGAGGGGAAGTTTAAAAGTAGCAATGATGGTTGATGTGAAcatgacaaactgcaactttatTGACTTGGAAAATCATCGTTTTTATTCCTCTTCTTCGAATCCAGAACCTCCATCTTTATAAAAAGCCGCTGGTGatgtcaccatcatcatttttcctctttcctcacctCCATGAtaatattcactgtatttttgtCTCCTATGGATCGTGTCTCGCACCCACATCCTCCTTGTTCTGACATCCTGATGTCAAATAAAAGAACCGAGTAACCCACAAAGGGGCAGTGCCGATAATACAGAAGCAGTTGTCGAGATATTGTTGTTATAGAGACAAGACAGACTTGCAGCGCTTCATCTCAAATGATCAACATGGATACAGCCGaaccagtgatgtcatttcttcAGCCCTCTTATTCATCTTTGTGACGTCTTTTagattgcatgcagcttctctggagccacagaagtcAGTACAATTCCTGAAGAcctgtaaatgtactttaatgtgtaaaattggtggagtttccctttaatgGTCTGCAGGGTGATTACTGATGTGTACTGTACCATGTACTCagcagaggaggacacagagtgcagcagttCCTCCTGTAGAGAAGCATCATGACAGGAAAACAGGCGCAGCTCTGAGTTCAGCTGGTGTCGGGTCGCTGCAGGGTCCAGAGGAGCCGTGTGGGTTTCCTCAGCAGGTTCTGTCGGCAGATCTGCCCCGTTTTCTCCGTACTGGATCGGACAGGCGATACTGGGATTGACCAGCAGCCACAGGTTTGGCTTCACAAAGGTGTctgagagacaggaagaaaaaaaatatatacatatcaATGCTAACATTTCTATCCCTgtgacaaaaagaggaaaataatgatCAAAAGATGTTTATTACCAGAAAGGGAAAGTATGTAAGATTTTAAGTTTGAAACATTCACAAATTAACAAAGTTTACTAacagaaaaggtggaaaagaaacagtttgggccatatttactgaagttagcatgctaaccagttagccacCTCCCAGCCAGGACATAGTAAGCTGTGTACAACCAGCTGCct includes:
- the foxr1 gene encoding forkhead box protein R1 isoform X2, translated to MTLQLRTKARLFDLHCSIGLTDWDMDKELKLATTTDQFYHDDKLSDQYVVQRPSARASRRKDEFIWYDKTSDTFVKPNLWLLVNPSIACPIQYGENGADLPTEPAEETHTAPLDPAATRHQLNSELRLFSCHDASLQEELLHSVSSSAEYMIQNDDVSCRPAKNRRKGRTTKARDSKILKPGCWPRPPVNYCILIALALKSSHSGSLKVQQIYHFTRENFPFFQTAPDGWKNTIRHNLCFNNSFRKTCNQLCRDGKRKSCFWHLTLDGQRRLKDEICTLTGETFKQLERSMAHPDVIRTLLAL
- the foxr1 gene encoding forkhead box protein R1 isoform X1, which translates into the protein MTLQLRTKARLFDLHCSIGLTDWDMDKELKLATTTDQFYHDDKLSDQYVVQRPSARASRRKDEFIWYDKTSDTFVKPNLWLLVNPSIACPIQYGENGADLPTEPAEETHTAPLDPAATRHQLNSELRLFSCHDASLQEELLHSVSSSAEYMIQNDDVSCRPAKNRRKGRTTKARDSKILKPGCWPRPPVNYCILIALALKSSHSGSLKVQQIYHFTRKWRLGGDGGGVTGEVAAKALTAVQDCISSFVSVTPLDIFQETSGQCVSGENFPFFQTAPDGWKNTIRHNLCFNNSFRKTCNQLCRDGKRKSCFWHLTLDGQRRLKDEICTLTGETFKQLERSMAHPDVIRTLLAL